The following DNA comes from Mycolicibacterium aromaticivorans JS19b1 = JCM 16368.
CCCACGATCAGCTCGACGCCGCGCTCGAGCTCGATTCGGTGCTCGTCGCCGTGGCGCAGTCCGGAGAAGAACTGGTTGGCGCTCAGGCCGGAGGTGTCGCCGTACTCTTCGCGGTGCGCCTCGAATTCTTTGGTGGGGCCCGGGAACAGCAGCCGGTTCAGTGCAGCCTGGCGAGCCGGACCGGGTTCGCCGAGCACCTTTTCGTCCTCGACCGACAGCGACTGTTCTGGCTTGGCGGCGCCACGGCCTTCCAATGCCTTGGTGCGCAACGGTTCCGGCCAGCCGCCCGGCGGGTCACCAAGCTCGCCGCGCAGGAATCCGATCACTGAGTCCGGGATGTCGTGGCGCCCCGGGTCTTCGGCGAACTCCTCGGCGGTGATGCCCGCACCGACCAGGGCCAGCGCCAGATCGCCGACCACCTTGCTAGACGGGGTGACCTTCACCAGTCGGCCCAGGATGCGGTCGGCTCCCGCGTAGGCGTTCTCGACGTCCTCGAACCGCTCGCCCAGCCCCAGCGCGATGGCTTGGGTGCGCAGGTTGGACAGCTGGCCGCCCGGGATTTCGTGGTGATACACCCGGCCGGTCGGCGCGGGAAGGCCGGCCTCGAACGGGGCGTACACCCGGCGCAGCAGCTCCCAGTACGGCTCCAGGTCGCACACCGCGTCGAGGTTGATGCCGGTGTCGTACGGCGTGTGTGCCGCGGCGGCGACGATCGCCGACAGCGGGGGCTGGCTGGTGGTGCCCGACAGTGGAGCCGCCGCGCCGTCCACCGCACTGGCGCCGGCATGCCAGGCCGCGGTGTAGGTGGCGAGCTGACCGCCCGGCGTGTCGTGGGTGTGCACGTGCACCGGCAGGTCGAAGCGGCTGCGCAGCGCGGAGACCAGCGTGTGCGCCGCCGGTGGCCGCAGCAGCCCGGCCATGTCCTTGATCGCCAGCACGTGGGCGCCGGCGTCGACGATCTGCTCGGCCAGTCGCAGCCAATAGTCCAGCGTGTACAGCGTCTCGGCCGGGTTGGACAGGTCACCGGTGTAGGACATCGCGACTTCGGCGACCGCGGACCCTGTCGCGCGCACGGCATCGATGGCAGGCCGCATCGACTCGACGTTGTTGAGGGCGTCGAAGATTCGGAAGATGTCGACACCAGTGCGAGCGGCCTCGTCGACGAACGCGTGCGTCACCGTCTCCGGGTAGGGGGTGTAGCCGACCGTGTTGCGGCCGCGCAGCAGCATCTGCAGACAGATGTTGGGGATCGCCTCACGCAGCGAGGACAACCGCTCCCATGGGTCCTCTTTCAAGAACCGAAGCGCGACATCATAAGTCGCTCCACCCCAGCATTCGATGGACAACAGCTCGGGCGTCATCCGGGCGATGTACGGGGCGACTTTGAGCAGTCCCGAGGACCGCACGCGGGTCGCCAGCAGTGACTGGTGGGCGTCGCGGAACGTCGTATCGGTCACGCCGATCGCGGGAGAATCCTTGAGCCACTTGGCGAATCCCTCAGGACCCAGTTCGTCGAGGCGCTGTTTGCTGCCCGGCGGCGGGCTCGCCGCGATATCGATGTCGGGCAGTTTGTCCTGCGGGTAATACCGGGGCCGGTCGCGGTACGGCGAATTGACCGTCACCTCGGCCAGGAACTTCAGCATCTTGGTTCCGCGGTCCGCGGATGTCCGCGACGTCAGCAGTTCCGGACGCTCGTCGATGAACGACGTGGTGATCCGCCCGGCCTGGAAGTCCGGATCGTCCAGAACCGCTTGCAGGAACGGGATATTCGTCGACACGCCACGGATCCGGAATTCCGCCACCGCCCGCCTGGCCCGTGCCACCGCGGTGGGGAAATCACGACCGCGACAGGTGAGCTTGACCAGCATCGAATCGAAATGCGCGGCGACTTCCGCACCCAGATGGGTCCCGCCGTCGAGCCGGATCCCCGCGCCGCCCGGCGAGCGGTAGGTGGTGATCCGCCCGGTGTCGGGACGGAATCCGTTGGCGGGGTCCTCGGTGGTGATGCGGCATTGCAGGGCCGCGCCGTGCGGCGCGATGCGCTCCTGGCTCAGCCCCAGATCGGCCAGCGTCTCCCCCGCCGCGATCCGCAGCTGGGCCGACACCAGGTCGACGTCGGTGATCTCCTCGGTCACCGTGTGCTCCACCTGGATCCGGGGATTCATCTCGATGAACACATGCCGGCCGCGTTCGTCGAGCAGGAACTCGACGGTGCCCGCGCAGGCGTAGCCGATGTGGCGGGCGAAGGCGACGGCGTCAGCGCAGATCTGGTCGCGCAGAGCGGGATCCAGGTTGGGCGCCGGAGCCAGCTCGATGACTTTCTGATGGCGGCGCTGCACACTGCAGTCGCGCTCGTAGAGGTGAATGACGTTGCCGTAGGTGTCGGCGAGGATCTGTACCTCGATGTGGCGTGGATTCACCACAGCCTGTTCGAGGAACACCGTGGGATCACCGAAGGCCGACTCGGCCTCCCGGCTGGCCGCCTCGATGGACTCCGGCAACGCCGACGGCTCGGTCACCCGGCGCATACCGCGCCCGCCGCCGCCGGCGACGGCTTTGACGAACAGCGGGAATTCCATCTGTTGGGCCGCGGCGACCAATTCGTCCACCGAGGCCGACGGCGCCGACGACGTCAGCACCGGCAGGCCAGCCTCGCGGGCTGCGGCGATCGCCCGCGCCTTGTTGCCGGTGAGTTCGAGGATCGATGCGTCGGGGCCGACGAAGGTGATGCCCGCCGCAGCGCAGGCGGCGGCCAATTCCGGATTCTCCGACAGGAAGCCGTAACCGGGATAGATCGCGTCCGCACCGGCGGCCCGGGCGGTCGCCACGATCTCGTCGACCGACAGGTACGCCCGTACCGGATGGCCGACGTCGCCGATCTGATATGCCTCGTCGGCCTTCAGGCGGTGCAACGAATTGCGGTCCTCGTACGGGAAAATGGCTACCGTGCCGATGCCCATTTCGTAGGCAGCGCGGAAAGCTCGGATCGCAATCTCACCGCGGTTGGCCACGAGGACTTTGGAAATCACCCGCATACCCTACCCGCGTGACCGAGCCTGCGGCGGGCGACTAGATGAGCGTGGACCAGTAGTTCCAGAACCGCACCAGGATCAGCAGGAGCAGCCCGGTGAACCACAGTGTCACGATCGACCAGCGCCAGGTGTAGAGGACTCGGGCGACTGCGTTGCCCGCCAGTGGACGAAGCGCGATTGAGGACACGACGACCAACAGCGGGACGGTGACCGACCACACCACCATGCAGTACGGGCACAGTGCGCCGATGCGGTAGAGGGTCTGGAAGATCAGCCAGTGGATGAACACCGTGGCCAGCGCCGTGCCCGCGGTGAGTCCCAGCCAATACCACCGCGGCAGCCGAATTTTGGCCACGGCGAGTACCCCGGTGACCACAACGACGGCGAAGGCGGCGATTCCGATCAGCGGGTTCGGGAAGCCGAACGCCGACGCCTGCGGCGTGATCATCACCGATCCGCAGGACAGCACCGGATTGATGCTGCAACTCGGCACGTAGGCCGGGTTGACCAGGATCTCGATCTTCTCGATCGTCAGGGTGGCCGACGCGATCAAGCCGACTACGCCGGCGATCAGCACCCACCAGGCGCTGGCCGGCCGCACAGCGACCCCGCCCGACGGGTCTTTCGACTCGACGGGTTCGGTCGGTTCGACCGGAGCCGGGGTCGCCACGCTCATGACGTCGGTGCCGGCGTGGGCTGGGTCGGGCTCGGCGCCGCGGGCGCGTTGTCCAGGCCTGGCACATTACCGACGACGGCCTTGACCTTGGCGATCAGATCCTCGGGCGACGCGGGGCTGATGTCCTGGCCGTTGAGCCGGATCGTCGGGGTCGCGGTGATCTTCGATGCCGCGGCCAGACCCTCGACCATGTCGCTGTACTTGCCGGTATTGATGCACTGCGGAACACCCCCGGCCGCACCGGCCTGCCGGGCCGTCTCGATCAGGGCGTTGTTGTCCGGCGCGACGCCGGAGCCCTCCTCGGGCTGCTGGGCGAACAACGCGCCGTGGAATCGGAGGAAGGCGTCCTTGTTCTCGTCGGCGACGCAGTAGGCCGCATTGGCGGCGCGCGTCGAATAGTTCTTGTTCGCCGACGAGTTCAGGATCGCGACCATGTTGTAGTCGGCGGCCACAGCGCCGGTGCTGACCAGTTTGGAGATGGTCGGGCCGAAAGCCTTCTCGAAATCACGGCAGTGCGGGCACTGGAAGTCCTCATAGAGCGACAGAACCGCCTTGGGCTCGTCGGTGCCGTCCTTCTTGATCAGCTGGGCCGACGTGATCCGCACCGCGTGCGCGTCACCGGCGGCGGCGGTCTTCTTGTCGTGACTCATCACGATGTAGAGCACCAGGGCCACGGCGAAGATGACGACGATGCCGGTCAACCCCAGCTGGATGGCCAGGTTGCGCTTACGGTCCTGGGCTTTCAGGTCGTAGCGGGGGGTGGATTTCTTGTTGGTGGCCACGGCTGCGCTGATCCTCGCTGTCAAGACTAGGTATTGGCGCCTCTAGAGTACCGGCGCTCCTGCCCGCCGAATCCCTTCCCCGGGTCGCTTCACTCTCCCGCCACCTTCGGCCGGGCGGTACCCCCGGCCCGCGCCGAGACTCAGGCGCGGGTGAGGTGGGCGCGCAGCGCCGAGATCATCTCGGCATTGCACCGGCTCACCTGGCCGCCCAGCGCATTCAGGTTGAGGAATGCGTGGGTCATCGGACCCATCTGCCGCAGATCGGTCAGGACGCCCGCTGCCTGCAGCTTTGCCGCGTACTGCTCGCCTTCGTCGCGCAGCGGATCGAACCCCGCGGTGACGACCAGCGCCGGTGCGAGCCCGCTGAAATCGTCGGCCAGCAGCGGCGACACTCGCGGATCGGTGATGTCGACTTCGGATCCCTCGACGTAGGCGTCGGCGAACCAGTCCATGTTGGCCTTGGACAGCAGGAATCCGTCGGCGAACAGCGTGCGTGACCGGGTTCCGCCGCGCAGGTCGGTCGCCGGATATATCAGCCACTGCAGGCACGGCTGGCGGCCGCCGCCGTCGCGGGCCAGCTGGGCCACCACCGCGGCCAGGCAGCCGCCGGCACTGTCGCCGCCCACCGCGATGCGGTCGGGGTCGGCACCCAACTCCGCGGCGTTCAACACGGCCCACAGGTAGGCGGCGTAGGCGTCGTCGACGGCGGCGGGCGCCTTGTGCTCCGGCGCCAGCCGGTAATCGATGGACAGAACGTGCAGACCGGCGTCGCGGCAGATCAACCGGCAGGCCGAATCGTGTGTCTCGAGGTCGCCGAAGACGAAACCGCCGCCGTGATAGAAGACCAGCAGCGGTGCGCCGTCGCCGTCGGCGGGCCGATAGTGCCGGGCCGGGATGGCGCCGGCCGGACCGGGAATCGCCAGCGGGGAGATCTGAGCGACGTGGATGTCGGCCTCGTCGAGGCTGTCGGTGGCTTCCCGGTTCTGACGGCGGGTGGCGATCGGATCGCCGGTGACCGCGAGGCTGCTCATGCCGACCGCGCGCTGGGCGGCCAGCATCATCTGGATCGACGGATCGAGGGTGTTTCCGTCGATCGTGATGGCGCGGCCACCCGACAACAGTCTCTTCACGACGCCCGGCAGGTGCGGGATGGCTTTCACGCCGGCGCGGTTGGCGACCGGCAAGGCCCTCTTCAGGAACCGGCTTCGCGCGGTCCCGGACACGGTGTCTGTCATTGATAGTCCTCGGTTCTGGTGCGCAGTACCGGTATCGCCGCAGCGTACGGGACCTCGACTGTCGGCGGCCTGTCGGCCCCGCCCGCCATCAGCGGTTGACGAATCCGACAATTCGACCTGTTCTCGGCGGCGGCGCGCCGGGCCTGCTCAAACGACATATCGCCCTGGGTACTATCGTCACCCGAAGTCGGTTGACCCCGGAGCCGATTGCGACGGGTCCTGTCCCCGGCTCATTCGACTCCACAGACAGGTGACACGATGCCGGCGGCCGCGATCCCCACCGTCACGCTCAACGACGACAACACCCTCCCCGTGCTGGGCCTCGGCGTCGCCGAGCTGTCCGCCGAGGAGACCGAGAGCGCGGTGGCCAGCGCCCTGGAGGCGGGTTATCGGCTGATCCAAACCGCGAAGGGCAACGAGGAGGCCGTCGGGCGCGCCGTCGCCGCGTCGGGTCTGCCCCGCGACGAACTGTTCATCGCCACCAAGCTCGCCACCGAGGACCAGGGTTTCCAGTCGTCCCAGGACGCCATCAGGGCCAGCCTCGAACGCCTCGGCTTGGAGTATGTCGACCTGTATCTGATGGACTGGCCGGCCGAGCAGAACGGCAAGTACATCGACGCCTGGGGCGGCATCATGCGGTCCCGCCAGGACGGTCTGATCAAGTCGATCGGCGTCGCGAACTTCACCCCAGAAAACCTGTCGGACATCATCGACCTGAGTTATTTCTCGCCGGTGGTCAACCAGATCGAACTGCACCCGCTGCTCAACCAGACCGAGTTGCGCGCGGTACACGGCGATCGTTCGATCCTCACCGGGGCGTACATCCCGACCGATGAGGGCAAGCTGACGGACAATCCCGCGATCGCGGAAGTGGCTGCGGCGCATGGGAAGTCACCGGCACAGGTGCTGATCCGCTGGAGCCTGCAGCAGGGCGATATCGTCGTTCCGCGGTCGGCTCCGGCACACATCGCCGAGAACGCCGATGTGTTCGACTTCGAACTCACCGCAGCGGAGATCGAGACCCTCAACGGTCTCGACGACGGGACCCGCTTCCTGCCGAATCCGGCAGGCTAGGCCCCGCCGCCGAGCCCGCTGTGGCTCAGGCGTCCAGCAGCCAGTCGTTCGGGCTGAACAACTCGCAGTGCACCCGATCCGTGGCGATGCCGCGGCCGGTCAGCTGGGCGCGCACCGCCTGCACGAAACCGTCGTTCCCGCACAGATAGATCTCTGCGCCGTCGGCGATGTCGACGTCGTCGAGGTTCATCAGCCCCTCGTGGATCCGGGGGTTGTCGCCGTCGACGTCCTCGGCGTACCAGAGGTCCAGGCTGGCGTCGGGCAGGATATCGACGAGTTCACGGTGCCGCTTACGCAACGGGTGGCTCTCCTCGCTGCGGTCTGCGTGCAGCACCTGCACCGGTGCTGCATGTGACTGGCCGACAAGATATTCCAAAATTCCGATCATCGGCGTGATGCCGATGCCTGCGGAGATCAGCACGACTGGTGCACCACTGCGCGGCTCAGGCAGATCGCCGAACGGCACCGTGACGTCGAGCAGATCACCGACCCGGACGCATTCGCGGATCCAGTTCGACACTTCACCTGCCGGGTTTTGCCCGACGGCGTCGACCGGCTTGACCGCAAAGGTCAACTCGGACGCACCGGGAGCGTTCACCAAGCTGTACTGCCGCAGCTGACGCGCTCCGTCGGGTAGCGTCACGCCAACCGAAACATATTGTGCCGCACCAGCTCCTGCGATACCGTCGGCTCCCACTGTCACCAGCACCGCACCCGAGGGGTCATCCTCGCGTGCGGTGACCCGCAACCGGCGGAAGACGTCTCCGGCGTCGACGCCGGCGCCGGCGTACAGATCGCGTTCCAGAGCGATCAGAGTGTCGGCCATGATCCAGTACACCCGGTCCCATGCCGCCGCGACGTCGGCGGTCACCGTGTCGGCGCCCAGCACCTCGACGATCGCGGCAAACAGGTGCTCGTGCACGATCGGGTACTGGTCGGGCACTATGCCCAGCGACGCGTGCTTGTGGCCGATCCGCGACAGCAGTTCGCTGGGGTGCGGCAGGTCCGGATTGACCAGGTGCGTAGCGAAAGTCGCGATCGAGGCGGCCAGGGCCCGCTGCTGGGCTCCCTGCGCCTGGTTGCCGCGGTTGAACAGGTTGCGCAGGAGTTCTGGATGCTGACCGAACATCCGCCGATAGAACACCGAGGTGATCTCGTCGACGTGCGCGCCGACGAGCGGCAGTGTCGCCGTGACGATCTCGGCGTGCTCCGGCTCCAGTTCCTGAACCTCGGCCGCGTCGACTGCGGTGGTGGTCATGTCAGATTCCCTTCGGTTGTGAGTTGCAGAACGACGGGCAGCATCTGGCTGCCGACGAGTTCGGCGATCGTGTGACGGTCGAGTTCGGCGTAGAAGGCCTCTTTGGCATCGGCGAGCACCCGACGCAGCCGGCAGCCCGCGATCAGCGGACAGGCTGACTGGCCGGTGCAGTCGACGACCTCGCGATCACCTTCGAGCCGGCGCACCAGCCAGCCCAGTGATGCCTCGCGGCCGGCGTCGGTGAGTTCCAGGCCGCCGGCGCGGCCGCGGCGAGAGTGGACCAGCCCCAACTCCGTCAGCCGGGACACCGCTTTGGCGACATGGTTCTCCGACGCGCCGGCCGCGGCGGCGACCGTTCTGGTGGTGACCCGCTGCTCGCGGGCCTGACCGGTGGCGAGCAGCATCATGGCCCGGAGACCTAGGTCGGTAAACCTCGTGAGCTGCATAAACCCGACGCTAGTTTATTCGGCATCCGAGATGCGCATTTTCTGCGTGTGGGCTTGAATACACGAATCGGTGCGGATTTTTGACCTGCGGTGGCGGCCGCGTGAGCCCGATCGCGAGGGAAACGACCGCGCCGGCTAGCGGCTGGGGCAGGTGGCCGCGGCCGAGCGCAATTCGTCGGCCGAGGCCTGGTCCACCGGCAGTGCGTAACCTCGCAGCACGGCGATGAACTGCATCGCGTACTGGCACCAGAACGCATGATTGGGCGGCATCCAACTGCCGGGAGGCTGGTCGCCCTTGTCCTGGTTGACCTGACCGTCGACGGCAAGCAGGTTGGCCGGATCGTTGGCGAATCGGATCCGCATGTCGTCCGGCCAGTTTCGCGCGCCCATGTCCCACGCGTACGCCAGCGGCACCAGGTGATCGATCTGCACCGCCGCACCGACCTGTGCACCGCGGGTGAACGGGATCGTCGCGCTGGTGTACGGGTCGTGCAGGACTCCGGTGGCGACCGCCTGCGGGCAGCGTTTGGTGAACACGAAAGTCTTGTCGACGAGGTCCCGGTCCAGCACGTCGTCGCGGGTGTCGCAGCCGTTATGCCCACCCGGCGCGGAGTTGTTGTCGTCCCACGCATCGCCGAATGCCGCGCGCCGATAATCGTTGCCGCGCACCCGCTGCGGGATGACGACAATCCCCTCGAGCACGTCGGTTCCCGGCGCCACCGTCGGCACGTCGGCGCGCGCGATCATCGCATCGGGATGGCTGGTCGAGGACGTCACCTGCACGGAGACGATCACCGACAGCGCCGCAATCACCGCCAGCCAGATCAGGGGCCGCCGTCTCATGACTTGTCCAGGTAGTCGATCCGGTCGCCACCGGTGAACTGGCCGGCCAGGACCGTCATTCCGGGGTTCTCGGGATCGCGGGCGTAGATCGACTGGGCCACCTCACGCGCGTCGACGATGACCTCGAGGTGCTCGGCCAGGGACAGGAAGCGCAGTGTGATGGGACGGCCGGACTGGTTGAGCCCCAACACGTCTCCCTCGCGGCGCTCCTGGAGGTCGAGATCCGCCAACTCGAAGCCGTCCAGCGTGCTCGCCACCGCGGTCAACCGGTCGCCGGCTTTGGATCCCTCCGGGAGCTTGGTGGCCAGCAGGCAGAGGCTGGCGTGCGAACCGCGCCCGATCCGCCCGCGCAACTGGTGCAGCTGGCTGATGCCGAACCGGTCGGCGTCCATCACCACCATCACCGTCGCATTCGGCACGTCCACGCCCACCTCGATGACCGTGGTGCACACCAGGACGTCAATATCGCCCGCCCGGAACGCGGCCATCACCGCGTCCTTCTCGTCGGCGGGCAGCTTGCCGTGCATCAGGCCCAACCGCAGCCCGGCCAGCGGCCCGTGACCCAGATGCGTGAACAGGTTGACGACCGTCTCGGCGGGTGGGCCCCCCTCCTGTTCGCCCGCCTTGTCGTCCTCGTCGATGCGGGAGGCCACGACGTAGGCCTGCCGGCCTTCGCCGACCTCTTCGGTGATCCGTTGCCAGGCCCGCGCCAGCCACTGCGGCTTGTCTTTGATGAAGATCGTGTTGGTGGTGATCGGCTGGCGCCCGCGCGGAAGTTCGCGCAGGGTCGAAGTTTCCAGGTCGCCGTAGACCGTCAGTGCGACGGTGCGCGGGATCGGGGTGGCCGTCATGACCAGCAGATGCGGGGTCAGTCCCGCAGGGGCCTTGGCGCGCAACCGGTCTCGCTGCTCCACGCCGAACCGGTGTTGTTCGTCGACGACGACGAAGCCGAGCTTGTGGAATTCGACGGCGTCCTGCAACAACGCGTGGGTGCCGACGACGATGCCCGCCTCCCCGGACGCCACCTCGTCACGCACCTGACGTTTCTGGGCCGCCGACATCGACCCGGTCAGCAGTGCGATTCGGGTCGCCCCGTCCTCGCCGCCGAGTTGGCCGGCCATCGCCAGCGGACCGAGCACACCGCGGATCGACTGCGCATGTTGGGCGGCAAGGACTTCCGTCGGCGCCAGCAACGCGCACTGGTAACCCGCGTCAACCATCTGCAGCATGGCCACCACCGACACGATCGTCTTACCGGAGCCGACCTCGCCCTGCAGCAGCCGGTTCATCGGCTTGCTCGCGGCCAGTTCGCCGGAGACGACGTCGAGCACCTCCCGTTGACCCGCGGTCAGCGCGAAGGGCAGGCGCTCGATCAGCGCGGCGGCCAAGCCGTCGTCGCGACGCGGCGCGACGGGACCGGATTCGGAGAGCTCGCCGTGGCGGCGCTGCGCGAGGGCCCATTGCATCCCGACGGCCTCGTCGAACCGCAACCGCTCACGCGCCGCCTCGCGCTCGGGTTCCCGTTCGGCGACGTGGATGGCGCGCAGCGCTTCGTCCTCGGAGATCAGACCCCGTTGGCGCACAACGCTTTCGGGCAGCGGATCGGGTATCGGATCCAGCACGGCGAGTACCTGCTGCACGCAGGCGTAGATGTCCCAGCTCTGGAGCTTGGAGCTGGCGGGGTAGATCGGGAAGAAGTCGCGCTCGAAGGCCGCCATCGACAATTCGCCGGCCTCTGAGGTCGAGGTGTCGGCGATCGTCTTGAGCGACTTGCTTCCGAACACCCGTCCCCGCGGCGAGTTCAGCGCCAGGAAGTCCGGGTGGGTGAGCTGCATGTTGCCCTTGAAGAACCCGACCTCACCGGACAGCATCAGGCGGACGCCCTCGATCAAATCCTTCTTGAGCCACTTGGCGTTGAAGAACGTCGCGGTGACCTTGCGCCGACCCTTCCCCAGGGTGATCACCAGATACTCACGCCTCGGTTGGCGATTGGTCCAGCGGACCTCGGCCTTCTCGATCTCGCCGACCAGCGTGATGTGCTCGCCCTCCTCCGGGGGCGCCTCGTCCTCGCCCCACACCGACATCCCGTGGATGTACTTGCGCGGGTAGTGGCGCAGCAGGTCGTCGACGGTGCGGATGCCGAACACATCGTCGAGCAGGCCGGCGGCCTTGCCGCCGACGATCCCGTCGAGACGGTCGGTGAGACCCACCATGACTACTCCACCCCGATCAACAGCTCATCACCGCGGTGACCGGTGGCGTAGGTGGCGAATTCGATTCCGGGATGGCGCCGGTGGATGTGCGCGGCCAGCGCGTCGGCGACGGCCGGATCGGTGCCGGCACCGGTCAACACAGTCACCAGCTCACCGCCGGCCACCAGCAGCAGGTCGATCAGTCCCGCGGCCGCACCGGTCACATCGTCGGCGACCACCAGGACTTCGTCACCGGCGATGCCCAGCCCGTCACCCGGTTCACAGCTGCCCGCCCACGTGAGCGCCTGTTCGGTGGCGGTGCGCACCGAACCGTGCCGGGCTGCGGCCGCCGCCCTGGCCATCGAGTACCCGTCGTCGACGGCGTGGCGACCCGGATCGTGGACCGCGAGCGCGGCCAGCCCCTGCACCATCGAACCGGTCGGCAACGCGACAACGTCGATGCCCCAGCCGATTCCGGCCGTGCAGCCGGCGACCAGCTCCTCGGCCGCGACGTAGCCGTTGGGCAACACCATCACCTGAGCGGCCCCGGCATCGACAAGCGCGCGCAGCAGTTCGCGCGCACTGACGCCGTTGACCGGATCAGCCAGCTCGGCGTCCGGCCGCAGCACGCAGGCACCCTCCTGACTGAAAAGCTCTGCGGCACCGTCTCCGTCGACGACGGCCAGCACCGCGCGCTCCCGACTCCAGCTGCCCGGAGAAACCCGGGCGGGCCCGGTGCTCAGCACCGAGATCTGGATTCGGCTCACGGCACCGGCCGCCAGTCCCGCCTCCACGGCGGCGCCGGCGTCGTCGGTGTGGACGTGTACCGAATAACGTTCTGCCGACGCAGCGATCGCG
Coding sequences within:
- a CDS encoding pyruvate carboxylase — encoded protein: MISKVLVANRGEIAIRAFRAAYEMGIGTVAIFPYEDRNSLHRLKADEAYQIGDVGHPVRAYLSVDEIVATARAAGADAIYPGYGFLSENPELAAACAAAGITFVGPDASILELTGNKARAIAAAREAGLPVLTSSAPSASVDELVAAAQQMEFPLFVKAVAGGGGRGMRRVTEPSALPESIEAASREAESAFGDPTVFLEQAVVNPRHIEVQILADTYGNVIHLYERDCSVQRRHQKVIELAPAPNLDPALRDQICADAVAFARHIGYACAGTVEFLLDERGRHVFIEMNPRIQVEHTVTEEITDVDLVSAQLRIAAGETLADLGLSQERIAPHGAALQCRITTEDPANGFRPDTGRITTYRSPGGAGIRLDGGTHLGAEVAAHFDSMLVKLTCRGRDFPTAVARARRAVAEFRIRGVSTNIPFLQAVLDDPDFQAGRITTSFIDERPELLTSRTSADRGTKMLKFLAEVTVNSPYRDRPRYYPQDKLPDIDIAASPPPGSKQRLDELGPEGFAKWLKDSPAIGVTDTTFRDAHQSLLATRVRSSGLLKVAPYIARMTPELLSIECWGGATYDVALRFLKEDPWERLSSLREAIPNICLQMLLRGRNTVGYTPYPETVTHAFVDEAARTGVDIFRIFDALNNVESMRPAIDAVRATGSAVAEVAMSYTGDLSNPAETLYTLDYWLRLAEQIVDAGAHVLAIKDMAGLLRPPAAHTLVSALRSRFDLPVHVHTHDTPGGQLATYTAAWHAGASAVDGAAAPLSGTTSQPPLSAIVAAAAHTPYDTGINLDAVCDLEPYWELLRRVYAPFEAGLPAPTGRVYHHEIPGGQLSNLRTQAIALGLGERFEDVENAYAGADRILGRLVKVTPSSKVVGDLALALVGAGITAEEFAEDPGRHDIPDSVIGFLRGELGDPPGGWPEPLRTKALEGRGAAKPEQSLSVEDEKVLGEPGPARQAALNRLLFPGPTKEFEAHREEYGDTSGLSANQFFSGLRHGDEHRIELERGVELIVGLEAISEPDERGMRTVMCIINGQLRPVLVRDTNIAETVPAAEKADRNNPDHVAAPFAGVVTIGVAVDEKVQAGQTIATIEAMKMEAAITAPKGGRVTRVAVGSTAQVEGGDLLVVIGSEGLTGGAA
- a CDS encoding vitamin K epoxide reductase family protein, with the protein product MSVATPAPVEPTEPVESKDPSGGVAVRPASAWWVLIAGVVGLIASATLTIEKIEILVNPAYVPSCSINPVLSCGSVMITPQASAFGFPNPLIGIAAFAVVVVTGVLAVAKIRLPRWYWLGLTAGTALATVFIHWLIFQTLYRIGALCPYCMVVWSVTVPLLVVVSSIALRPLAGNAVARVLYTWRWSIVTLWFTGLLLLILVRFWNYWSTLI
- a CDS encoding DsbA family protein, translated to MATNKKSTPRYDLKAQDRKRNLAIQLGLTGIVVIFAVALVLYIVMSHDKKTAAAGDAHAVRITSAQLIKKDGTDEPKAVLSLYEDFQCPHCRDFEKAFGPTISKLVSTGAVAADYNMVAILNSSANKNYSTRAANAAYCVADENKDAFLRFHGALFAQQPEEGSGVAPDNNALIETARQAGAAGGVPQCINTGKYSDMVEGLAAASKITATPTIRLNGQDISPASPEDLIAKVKAVVGNVPGLDNAPAAPSPTQPTPAPTS
- a CDS encoding alpha/beta hydrolase; translation: MTDTVSGTARSRFLKRALPVANRAGVKAIPHLPGVVKRLLSGGRAITIDGNTLDPSIQMMLAAQRAVGMSSLAVTGDPIATRRQNREATDSLDEADIHVAQISPLAIPGPAGAIPARHYRPADGDGAPLLVFYHGGGFVFGDLETHDSACRLICRDAGLHVLSIDYRLAPEHKAPAAVDDAYAAYLWAVLNAAELGADPDRIAVGGDSAGGCLAAVVAQLARDGGGRQPCLQWLIYPATDLRGGTRSRTLFADGFLLSKANMDWFADAYVEGSEVDITDPRVSPLLADDFSGLAPALVVTAGFDPLRDEGEQYAAKLQAAGVLTDLRQMGPMTHAFLNLNALGGQVSRCNAEMISALRAHLTRA
- a CDS encoding aldo/keto reductase translates to MPAAAIPTVTLNDDNTLPVLGLGVAELSAEETESAVASALEAGYRLIQTAKGNEEAVGRAVAASGLPRDELFIATKLATEDQGFQSSQDAIRASLERLGLEYVDLYLMDWPAEQNGKYIDAWGGIMRSRQDGLIKSIGVANFTPENLSDIIDLSYFSPVVNQIELHPLLNQTELRAVHGDRSILTGAYIPTDEGKLTDNPAIAEVAAAHGKSPAQVLIRWSLQQGDIVVPRSAPAHIAENADVFDFELTAAEIETLNGLDDGTRFLPNPAG
- a CDS encoding globin domain-containing protein gives rise to the protein MTTTAVDAAEVQELEPEHAEIVTATLPLVGAHVDEITSVFYRRMFGQHPELLRNLFNRGNQAQGAQQRALAASIATFATHLVNPDLPHPSELLSRIGHKHASLGIVPDQYPIVHEHLFAAIVEVLGADTVTADVAAAWDRVYWIMADTLIALERDLYAGAGVDAGDVFRRLRVTAREDDPSGAVLVTVGADGIAGAGAAQYVSVGVTLPDGARQLRQYSLVNAPGASELTFAVKPVDAVGQNPAGEVSNWIRECVRVGDLLDVTVPFGDLPEPRSGAPVVLISAGIGITPMIGILEYLVGQSHAAPVQVLHADRSEESHPLRKRHRELVDILPDASLDLWYAEDVDGDNPRIHEGLMNLDDVDIADGAEIYLCGNDGFVQAVRAQLTGRGIATDRVHCELFSPNDWLLDA
- a CDS encoding RrF2 family transcriptional regulator; translated protein: MQLTRFTDLGLRAMMLLATGQAREQRVTTRTVAAAAGASENHVAKAVSRLTELGLVHSRRGRAGGLELTDAGREASLGWLVRRLEGDREVVDCTGQSACPLIAGCRLRRVLADAKEAFYAELDRHTIAELVGSQMLPVVLQLTTEGNLT
- a CDS encoding HNH endonuclease family protein, which produces MRRRPLIWLAVIAALSVIVSVQVTSSTSHPDAMIARADVPTVAPGTDVLEGIVVIPQRVRGNDYRRAAFGDAWDDNNSAPGGHNGCDTRDDVLDRDLVDKTFVFTKRCPQAVATGVLHDPYTSATIPFTRGAQVGAAVQIDHLVPLAYAWDMGARNWPDDMRIRFANDPANLLAVDGQVNQDKGDQPPGSWMPPNHAFWCQYAMQFIAVLRGYALPVDQASADELRSAAATCPSR